Genomic DNA from Solanum stenotomum isolate F172 unplaced genomic scaffold, ASM1918654v1 scaffold29466, whole genome shotgun sequence:
tttcaaaataatcaccctatataattttcatgttatgtaaaattattattttttaaaattctttatttagtaaaaaattatatttattctaaattttaaagaacaactacgaaaatttgaaaaaaaaaaatcaacaagcacaaccgcaatcacaaacacaacaaTTCTCTAGATCATACACTATCTTTCTTCTGAATATTGTTAAATCTGAAAACGACCTACCggattactaaattattgttgtgattttaaaaatattatattatgtgttgtattgttatcttgtgtttaaattattatgtcatgtactgtatttttaaattaaatttttcattttatcatttaaatttttgtggtgaaaatcaataataatatcaaGTTATCTCTTAAAGtgacaaaaattgaaaaaaaaatatatttaaaatattgttaattcgggatgaaaatagtatataccaaataatatgttttttaaaatgttatattatattttttaaaaaatatgaattattagaaatttaattaataaccttatatgaaaaataatatgttagttacaaatagtagaaataatattaaaaaagtatTTCCCTAGATAGCCACTCATGTTTGGGAAATTACCTAGTAATATCACTTGTGTTTTTTTTAGGACTATAATATCACCAACTTTacctattttcctcaaaatatacttgacacaaaaaaaacatggaaaaattacagaaattccaccttttagtttacGTATTACCATTATCTtttataagttttacaaatttccaaaatccctcattttcgtgcattagattaatgtatcagcgcttatattattgtatctcgcgcatcagattaatgtgtcaacgcttatattattgtatcttgcgcatcagattaatgtatcaaagTTATATAAGTGCTGATacatgcgcgagatacaataatataagcgttgatacattaatctgatgcgcgagatacaataatataagcgctgatacactaatctgatgcgcgaaaatgagggatttctgtaattataaatttttaagggataaattgtaattttgtctttaaagtatgtgatttttgtaatttgccCAAAAAACATTATCTCTCTCCTAATGGGATACCATgtcacattttttaaatttattaataatattattttaattctttaagTGTTTGTGCCCCTGCTTTTCGATAGTATTTATACCGTGTTTagacatttttttgtttatttgattgtACTTCTCTGATTAGAAAGATTTTTCAAAGGCCGACAACCCAAATAAAAGTTGAAAACATGATATTTGTCGATAGAGAGCCTAGTGTGCTCTATGTACACTACTTTCATTCATTATTGTTACATTTAGTAAGAAAACAAGTTATATCATATTAtgcaaaaatatgtttttacccTATCGGATTATAAAccctaattaactcaaaaggagaaaaagagggACCAGACGAATTATTTgaagattaaaataaataacatcaGTAGCTGTAGGCTGTCCGTGTGACTTATTGACTAGGACGTATATAGTATATGGTCTGCATATATTGAAATGAGACATTTCATTGCTCTAATTATTATACtcagaaaataataaaatattaaagatacaAACTAGtattctcttatatatattatatatatatataaaagagactTCACGGTGAAGCAGTCACGTCTCTATCGACGTGCCTGCTTAGCGtgttttggaaaaaatttgaaaaaattatttcatttgttctattttaacttaattagtgtataatttttttgaaattatgaaatCCGTTTTAGCTAtatcttttagttttaaattcatattctttaGTTATAGCTTTATTATTTTGGATGTCGGTAATATCTTGTAGCTACTTTGAGTATAGATTCAACGATCGATGACGaagaatattttaattatgGACATCTTAATGAACTTCTTCACATTAAATTTGCACAAACAAAAAGTAgctaacaacttaaaatatctaaaatcatattaaaatttaattaactttCTAAATTCTATcgatatcacataaattaaaataatagatattGGGCTCATGCTAGCATAGACACATGTGTCTAATTTTAAGCATACAtgtaagttttaaattttacttctttaaaGTAGAGAGTTCTTAATCaatattttatatcttatttaataattttaaaatcataaatataactaAATTCTGTGTAACCGAAGGTTAGCTCCGCTCTCGATTTCTTGTGAGAATCGACATGGTTTTATCTTTACGATTAATAAGGAGATTTTTTGTGCGAAGAGAATCACGCACATAATAAATATCACACGtatactaattaattacttttacttgtttttaTAACATAGTATTTTTCAAGtgaatagtaaaaaaaaatacttgattaaatattatttccaCGAATTTCGtattttaattatctattaTTTCCTTTATATATctaaattgttattttctttgtattaaaataaaccTCGATTTATAATGGTGGTTAAATGTTTGAAATAAATAGACATGCAACAGGGGCACAAACACTTCAATTCCTAATGTAGGAGTTCCACAACTAAACTACTTAGTATTAGGAGCCTACAGAcatttaaagaattaaaaaatatattattaataaattttaaaaaatgtgacaTGGCTCTCATTAGGAAAGAGATAATGTTTTTTAttgtgtcaagtatattttgaggaaaataggtaaagttgggtgatattatagtcctaaaacaaacataagtgataTTACTAGGTAATTTCccaaacatgggtgactatcTAAGGGAAATTACtcaatattaaaataatgataaagtgaaatagagaggtgaatttggagaactactattcacctctctataaataaaaagaatagaGAGCTTTTTAGAGAGTGGTTGGAGTCTCGATTCTCTATTTCTCTCCAATTATAGAGaatgaagagtaaaatagaggtgggttggagatggtcttacTACCCAAAAAGTAGGGAGATAGGGTAAAAGTTAGACTCGAGacttagaaaaacaagaagtGATGTGTGACATGAAGAATAAGTTAAAAGTAACTCAGTTGGGATAAcatcaaataatattttcataacgTGTGTTAAGGGTAAACTTGACCATAAAAAGCCCAAAGTCAAGACAATCATGATTAGTGTCATATCGGCAAATTCCGTCTAACTTCGAAAAAACAAGATCAAACACCAGACTATGACCAAATATGACAAGCTTGAGATAAATTGGTGGTCTAACTGTTACGGAGAAATTCGAGATCTCCACCAATCGTTACATAACTGAAGTAAATGTGAGTTAGTGGACTTATGAGGACGAGAACAACAAAAATTGCTCCCCAAAGTTAAGCTATAAAATAGTATTCTATCTACTCATTGTAAACCATCTGATCGTATTCTAATTCGAGACTCATTCACTCATTAGCAATACATTGTTGTCTTCAACTCATAAGCtctattatttgttgatttgttAATTaccaataaattcaaatttgctCGGTGACACTACAACTTCTAGCACTGGAATTCATGCTCATTCTATTTACGTAACTAGTATTTCATGTCAATTCcatatttgtaaattttttccATTGTTCATATGTATTGATTATTATGCAATTTATAATATACAAACCACATATTTAGATAATTCAAtccatatatttttaaatctcATTTATAAATTCAGTTTTATCGTTATAAAGGTAAACACTAGTAAACTCTAGAGTCTAATGATTGATATATTGttgtttatatgtatttttacatttgAGATTTCATGTTTTCAATATCTTGGGCATTGTACTTTTCTTCAATGATTGATGTATTTTTCATGTgccatttcaaaaaaatgaaaaccagagtgaaaagggaaaaaaataaaaggaatcgcaatcaaaccaaatttgaacCCCATCACATTATTACTTGCAACTTTTAGGGATAAgtgtctgaaaaatacctcaactttggtcgaatttgttgttgcaatactaaactttcatgaggacctattacctctctaaactatttaataccgtatgtTTAACcccttgaactatttaatagtgtattttaaaggtatatatgtgcccacgtggacacattactatttataattttgcattattttttatgtccacgtgggcaaatatatatgtttaaaatacggtatcaaatagtctagggaggtaataggtcctcatgaaaatttaatatcgcaacaacaaatccgaccaaaattgaaatatttttcagacccttattcCTAACTTTTATAAGTGAAAGCCGGGCTCAAAATTTCTCCTCAATTGTCTTTGAAAACTTTAATGGTAGCATGTGGAGAGAGAAGGCAAATGCAATAACAATCATTTATATTTCCCTATTTAAAGAGGGGAAAATGTTGACCATAGTAGTTTTCAAACTTACTGATAAGACTTCAAAGTATTATTTTCACAAAAAGCATAAACaacacataataaaataattttattcatgaaataatttgaattgataCCAGTTTGAATAcgacaaaataatatatattcatgaaaTATATTATCAAAGTATACAATAATTTGTTAACTATAAAGacgtatatttttttttgtaattttaaattgcAATTGTTATTCAAAATCAGTTAATCGAATCTCCATCAAataacttcaaattttataGATAATTTCCTTGTATTAACTATTCCAATAAGTCTAGTCAGCACTTCAATCCTTTcacatacaaaaataaaaataaaattcgaAATTTAAATTCACTTCTTCCAAAGTTATTCCACTACGAAgaattatctttttaatttaattttcaacatttaaatttcacaaaatCAGTGCTCTAACCACGAATTGGGTCccaaatatatattaacaaaatcGAAACTGTCAAGTAATTATTAAGAGGTGGTTGCCTGGTTGAtcccaaataaaataaaatttaatatttttgttattttctatcAAATGTGTGTAAATGACGTGTCactcaacttttatttttatacatcaaTCAATTTGACAATACTAAAATgactaaaatcaattaaaaaaaataatgcttgcattaacattgtgtattactagtaccttgtttggtataTTTTTCCAaactatgtataactaatgcttgcatttaGTTATagactctattgtgtattaaaatgtgtattgctaataccatgaatttctaTGTATTAGCAGTGCAATGATTTTCATACATTAACTCAATTAAAGACCCAATTGCCACTCAATAccatttttatatctttttcatCATAAtagtgaagggtatttttgtaatttatttttttaatgcaatgcattctatttttaatgcataaaaccaaacaatgcatacaaataatctatgtataattaatgcaagcataactaatacatgcattactaatacactctatttaacatttttttatatattctaccaaacgacccctaaaatCAATAAGTACCCccttgttcctaattacttgtctacttttgaattgacaaatcgattaagaaaacaatgattgacatatcgagtttatcattttacttctattaattatgaagtgaatgaatttataacttaagattttcaagaaattcactatttttcaaaataattaattgagggtataataggtaaaaaaatttgtcatttcttgatttgtcaaaatgaacaagtaattagagacaactaaaaaaaagaaaagtaaataagtaattagggacaaagagAGTATTTAGGTAAGAAACCAaacctaataatttttttaaataggtAAAAAGGTAAATGGATAAATGTATAGTTAAAACACCATTTTagatattctaatttttttttattttccaccCGATGTCGACTACCAAtagaattttctccataccccGCCTCGAACCCAAAATATCTAGTTAAGAATAAACCTTTTATCATTATCCCTTTGatcgaaaaaaaaaacctttatgATTATTGATAGAGCTACTATTCTCGCAATATTCGACTTGAAATTGAGGGCTGCTTACCATTTGAGCAACTCCTTCTCGTCCCCCGACTCCCTAATTAAAAGCAGCACAACAGCTAAACCCTTTTGTGCGAACTTTGGCTACTCAAACCAGTAATTTCTTGAAATCATAGAGAGATTTCTCCTTCTCTATCCATTGATGATGGAGCATTTGCAGAAGCTGCCAGCTCCATTAATTCTCAAATGGGgttatgtttttaataattctaAACCCATTTTTGGGTCCTTCCAAAAGGTTAGGTTTTATGCAACTGCTAAAAAACCTAAATTGAaacaagtagaagaagaagaagaatgtcaTATACCTCGTGCAGTGAAGAAAGAAGCACAAGCTGTTTTGCTAGACTACTTGCATTCCACTAGAAGTTTGCAGTTTATGGATGCTGAACATATGAGTAAAAACTcacctttttttctttccaacttATTACAAAGAattgataatgaaaatgatattAGACGTTCTTTAACTCGATTCTTGCGATATCATCCAATCAATGAATTTGAACCATTCTTTGAGAGCATTGGTCTGAAACCTTGTCAGTACTTGCCATTTCTTCCTAGAGATCTCATGTTTTTGAATGATGATCATAGGTTGCTTGATAACTATCACAACTTGTGTAATTATGGTATTTCAAGAAATAAGATAGGAAGGATTTTTGCTGAAGCTCCAGAAGTTTTTAGATATGATTCTGGAGTTTTGGACTTGAAGCTTGCTTCTTTTCACGGGGTTGGGATAGATCAGTCTATTGTTGTTAAGCTTGTTAGTGCAAGTCCTCATCTTTTGATTGGGAATATACACAAGGAATTTTTTCAAGTTGTTGAGGAATTAAAGAAAACAGGAGTTGAATATAGTTGGATTGAGGAGCAATTGAATGGAAATTATATTGATTGGAGCCACTTATTCGAGCTCATATGCTTCTTGAACGGGTTGGGCTTGACTGATCAACAATTAGGAAAATTAATTTGTCAAGTTCCTGGTCTTCTGTTTGATTGTTCCGGTCGTACTACATTTTCGCTAATTGGATTCTGGTTGAAATTTGGTATTCAGATACCCAAATTACTTGACGTATTTCTACACTTGCCACAAATTCCAATAACCACATTTGTTTTCAATATGAGGCAATGCTACCAGTTCTTGATTGAAATTGAGATGCCTGTCTTAGAGAttggaaatattattcattCATACCCTACATTGCTAGGCTCGTGTGTTTTGAAGAAAGCTACAAGCTTGTTAACTACCCTGAATACAGGGAAGAAGCGGCTTTGTAGTGTGATCAAGGAGAATCCAGAATTTTTGAGGAATTTGGTTCGTGGAGCCAAAGTTGAACGGTTACCAGTAGCTGAGGAGGAGCTAAGATCCAAAATGATGAAAACTAAGTTCCTTTTGGATTTGGGTTTTGCTAAGAACTCGAGTGGAATGGAGAAAGCTCTCAAATTATTTCGAGGGAAAGGGGTGGAGCTCCAAGAGAGGTTTGATTGTTTGGTAAATGCTGGTTTGGATCGAAAGCATGTTGCTTCAGTGCTGAAAATATATCCGCAAATACTCAATCAAAGGAAAGAGGTACTTGAGGCAAAGATTGATTTTCTATTGAATAATTTGGGTCTTCCACTGTCTACTTTAGTTTCGTTTCCATCCTACCTAAACTACACAATTCCAAGAACCACAATTAGGCTTTCAATGTATAATTGGCTCAAAGATCAAGGAAAAGTGGACCCAACATTGTCTTTGAGCACTATCATAGCTTCCTCAGAGAAATTATTCATGAGGACTTATGTAAATCCTCATCCTAAAGGCCTTGAAGTCTGGCAAGATCTGAAAAGAGAGATATATCCTGATTAAGTGAGATATCCTGGGTCGTTCCATCTGGTAGCGTTGACAAAAGGAAGTCTAAAGCTTGAAGTCTCTTTAAAGCACAATCTCCTGCTTAAGTTAAGATGAGTACCAGTTCTAAATGTGTTAACTTTGAGTGAAACGAAAAGGAGCAGGCTGCAGGCATCCAGGTAATGGCCTTTCTAGTTGTGTCATACTTGGATGTCTCTGTTACTAACCCATTCAATGATTAAGGATTATAATGTCCATGTTTGCTCTTGATGTCCACTATTCTTGATTCACCTGTCTTTTCCGGTGGCAATATGTCTAACTGTTTTACTTGCTATTGTTGTactgttaaaatttaaaattctttgTCTTTGTTAGGAATTGTCTTCTTTATGAACTGTTCTACTCCTTAGCATTCACCTCTCACTAGCTTATATTATTGGTAAAGTGAACAAAGGACCATCTTACTCGTATTAGGGGCAACTACAGATTGTAGGAAAATAATGTTTATCTTGTGCCAAGTAAAAGACTAAATTCTAGTATGTGAGCTGATTTGGTGCTTAGCATTCAGTACCATTCATGGTATATACCCCCTATTTGAGATGAATAGTGCATGTTCAATGTCCTCTATTTTGCATCTTTGGAGTTTAACTTTTCAGAAACCATTAAATAATCATAGTATGTTAAATAATGTAATTTACCACTTTTATGAATGTAAATTTGCaggtctttctttctttctgttCTTTAAGTCAACCCCACAATTGATGAACctttaattatgaagtagaatTGACCAGAATCAGAGAGAATCATTATCATTTTGAATACAATCTAACACTGAACTGGAAAAACATGTCTGCCAAAAATATacaattcattaaatatttaagtagaTAGTATATAGCGAAAGATTAGAACAAACAGCAAAATAGtcaaagtgaaaaagaaaagttaaggaaaccataaaagaaatttacacagtatttatcaaaaacaaaaaggagaTTTTGTGGATAACATACTAGAATTCAGATCAAGGTGACTGGAGTGTGTTGTGGACATGAATGTTCCTCTTCTTCTCCCTGTTCTCCCTCTCTTGTTTTGCCTCTTATTCCTTCATTGAGTTGCTATGGTGAAGCTATGCCACCAATATGCTCTTTACTCtcactctttttcttctttgtttaattctttttttcatttcattctCTTTccattattttacattttattttataatttttggggggaatagtaatactttaatctttaactttaactaatactaataatttatttaatttttgtcaaggtggAATGTTTTTTCCATGTGAAGTGTGATGCGacaattttcttaaagaaattcatttatatgtaaaTTTTGCTGCTATTCTCAGTACAGTAGCCCTGAAATCAAGATTTGACATGTGAAAGGTGTAATCTTTAGATTCTAATGTGATgcctaaattatattttctttgacAAGTATTTAGTGGTGATAGAAAATGTGGTTAACGCTAGAGTGAAATGAATGTGCCCCTGTGCTTTGGCAGTGGTCAAAGTCTGGTATTTTAGTCGAGTTGGGTAGAGGGATGGGCCTATTTTCGGAGTTTGGAACTAtgtgtctatttttttattt
This window encodes:
- the LOC125851755 gene encoding transcription termination factor MTEF18, mitochondrial-like — protein: MEHLQKLPAPLILKWGYVFNNSKPIFGSFQKVRFYATAKKPKLKQVEEEEECHIPRAVKKEAQAVLLDYLHSTRSLQFMDAEHMSKNSPFFLSNLLQRIDNENDIRRSLTRFLRYHPINEFEPFFESIGLKPCQYLPFLPRDLMFLNDDHRLLDNYHNLCNYGISRNKIGRIFAEAPEVFRYDSGVLDLKLASFHGVGIDQSIVVKLVSASPHLLIGNIHKEFFQVVEELKKTGVEYSWIEEQLNGNYIDWSHLFELICFLNGLGLTDQQLGKLICQVPGLLFDCSGRTTFSLIGFWLKFGIQIPKLLDVFLHLPQIPITTFVFNMRQCYQFLIEIEMPVLEIGNIIHSYPTLLGSCVLKKATSLLTTLNTGKKRLCSVIKENPEFLRNLVRGAKVERLPVAEEELRSKMMKTKFLLDLGFAKNSSGMEKALKLFRGKGVELQERFDCLVNAGLDRKHVASVLKIYPQILNQRKEVLEAKIDFLLNNLGLPLSTLVSFPSYLNYTIPRTTIRLSMYNWLKDQGKVDPTLSLSTIIASSEKLFMRTYVNPHPKGLEVWQDLKREIYPD